In Mytilus edulis chromosome 13, xbMytEdul2.2, whole genome shotgun sequence, a single window of DNA contains:
- the LOC139501822 gene encoding uncharacterized protein: MSHRRDSRGSSRGTQNHWMQRPPPRMQTGLNQYSGYNQHPLIPPSPPPSQYGQAMMPPPNMYSNQQANQPTQYMYVPVPMPQQQQPPSPMPPPMPPHMPPQYIPPLMSQPMYQPTNHGSTSGNCHWNSHNGVQPTEYETRDIKQSSYVPQGQRKSTQKIKEKRDKNKVDPKRDDDGSRQMKTIKDERFKKLKSLLADDPTEDYQNKTGSQDNAIKGNRGGRRDKGRNTQEDEEEHSGSSEDSEIDSGDSDCESQSDFSDQQSKKYDRGSQRNLSSIKSHGLNKRFVKSSESVNTIGYRETKQSKGGKRGNYRQNDNTNSDQSFNIFDSHHGKQSDFQRGRGNGQKKGRGGSQSMSDSLNEPNAKEDDTLGQQKRGPIGRGRERGMEKRGGDRLLENDQTDTSDGHKNYKTDKSHNRVERKDRSQGRRKEKYDKLQSERDDTEDNESEIPDVDDIEVFKFLIKNFKGGCSFEDLLKNCHLFPYNSNICLWFKKHSRRFHVFWDGKSIVYIQPFFRDANICAIWNNRKNPGQCENTSCHFFHVCRRFIRGNCNESNCSLSHSFRSRHNRHLKKKLGISDFSEADIKIVLNCKSPSLCVDYIYNNGCKIENSDKRCPYLHLCQNKVFRKCEDPCKFQKTHSITQFHNKWVLESFHMTEWEEERVLKTIYVPPRQRVESEKYSDDSDPSQVEDGIDDYNTYKDDSDVNVSTESLSGTASGPVKASQMVITSDIQSKENLTEIDKPNSGRRARFESTKNITCGIVGKDDLDLSKMSTSKILFKDGDEDDNIKERERIMMQMWEQEEHGMNATDNNKRVKPEPLCRNPSDPDYQETNPSLLKDEAEKSKICLFVSKDKCPSQSCKNHHLQSGLPYLWQLKISKEWVSFSSTENEIIEKAFCNVQDYVVMEKTGKRYSYHIWFAKMHAVILNVDDQAASGDNQWSNVRRLSTHSFAERKTSVDSYLTQWRWYLKDDSDKWTMFDKDVFLFTLEKKYQTKQKTYLYTKENENFMYRIDFMKMTHVNLETDYVRQINRRPLFVSKDDVLQNHFPKNIPFPAAMGTVKPVHFYNWDCAHDFELVELETTWKEYREVVTSLTDTMDPDRFEFKFIYRIQNRKLWSEYDM; the protein is encoded by the exons ATGAGTCATCGACGAGATTCTAGAGGAAGCTCAAGAGGCACACAAAATCATTGGATGCAACGTCCTCCGCCTCGAATGCAGACAGGCTTAAATCAGTATTCTGGCTACAACCAACATCCACTAATTCCCCCATCACCACCACCATCTCAGTATGGTCAGGCAATGATGCCTCCACCTAATATGTATTCAAATCAACAGGCTAATCAGCCAACACAGt ATATGTATGTACCGGTACCGATGCCCCAACAGCAACAACCTCCATCACCAATGCCACCACCGATGCCACCACATATGCCACCTCAATACATTCCTCCATTGATGTCACAACCAATGTACCAACCAACGAATCATGGGTCGACATCAG GAAATTGTCATTGGAATAGTCATAATGGTGTTCAACCAACAGAATATGAAACTCGAGACATAAAACAATCATCATATGTACCACAAGGACAACGAAAATCAACacagaaaattaaagaaaaaagagacaaaaataaGGTTGATCCGAAAAGAGATGATGACGGATCAAGACAGATGAAGACGATTAAAGATGAAAGATTTAAAAAACTGAAATCGTTATTGGCAGATGACCCAACAGAGGACTACCAAAATAAAACAGGGTCACAAGATAATGCCATTAAAGGTAACCGTGGAGGTAGAAGGGACAAAGGACGAAATACACAAGAAGATGAAGAAGAACATTCGGGATCTTCAGAAGATAGTGAAATAGACAGTGGTGACTCAGATTGTGAATCTCAAAGCGATTTTAGTGACCAGCAGTCTAAAAAATATGACAGGGGAAGTCAAAGAAATCTGAGCAGCATCAAATCACATGGTCTGAACAAAAGGTTTGTAAAATCATCAGAAAGTGTCAATACTATAGGTTACAGAGAAACCAAACAGAGCAAAGGAGGAAAACGTGGTAATTATAGACAAAATGATAATACGAACTCGGATCAGtcatttaatatttttgataGTCATCATGGGAAGCAATCTGATTTTCAAAGAGGTAGAGGAAATGGTCAAAAAAAGGGAAGGGGAGGCAGTCAAAGTATGAGTGATAGCTTGAATGAACCAAATGCAAAAGAAGATGATACGCTAGGCCAACAGAAAAGAGGACCGATAGGTAGAGGTCGCGAGAGGGGTATGGAAAAGCGTGGTGGAGATAGATTATTAGAAAATGATCAGACGGACACCTCTGATGGACATAAAAATTACAAGACTGATAAAAGTCATAATCGAGTAGAGCGTAAGGATAGAAGTCAGGGTCGTCGAAAAGAAAAATATGACAAATTACAATCTGAAAGGGACGACACAGAGGACAATGAGAGTGAAATACCAGATGTTGATGATATTGaggtatttaaatttttgataaaaaatttcaAGGGAGGTTGTTCATTTGAAGATCTATTGAAGAACTGTCATCTTTTCCCTTACAACTCTAACATATGTCTTTGGTTCAAGAAACATAGTCGAAGATTTCATGTTTTCTGGGATGGAAAATCCATTGTTTATATCCAACCATTTTTCAGGGATGCAAACATTTGTGCCATTTGGAACAATAGAAAAAATCCCGGTCAGTGTGAGAACACTTCGTGTCATTTCTTTCACGTTTGTCGTCGTTTTATCCGAGGTAACTGCAACGAAAGTAATTGTTCGCTGTCCCATAGTTTCAGAAGCCGACACAATCGTCATTTAAAGAAGAAACTTGGCATAAGCGATTTTAGTGAAGCTGacataaaaattgttttaaattgtaaatccCCATCACTTTGTGTagattatatttacaacaatgggTGCAAGATAGAAAATTCAGATAAAAGATGTCCATACTTACATTTATGTCAAAACAAAGTATTTAGAAAATGTGAAGACCCATGCAAGTTCCAGAAAACGCACTCTATCACCCAGTTCCACAACAAATGGGTTCTAGAATCGTTTCATATGACGGAATGGGAAGAGGAACGAGTGCTTAAGACTATATATGTACCACCAAGACAAAGAGTAGAAAGTGAAAAATATTCCGATGATTCTGACCCCAGTCAAGTTGAAGATGGTATTGATGATTACAATACATATAAGGACGACAGCGACGTCAATGTCAGTACTGAAAGTCTTTCGGGTACTGCTTCTGGTCCGGTAAAAGCATCCCAAATGGTGATCACTTCTGATATCCAAAGTAAAGAGAACTTAACGGAAATTGACAAACCAAATAGTGGTCGAAGAGCAAGATTTgaatcaacaaaaaatataactTGTGGGATTGTGGGTAAAGATGATCTAGATCTATCTAAAATGTCTACATCCAAAATACTATTTAAAGATGGGGACGAGGATGATAACATAAAAGAAAGAGAGAGGATAATGATGCAAATGTGGGAACAGGAGGAACACGGCATGAATGCTACAGACAATAATAAAAGAGTCAAGCCAGAACCATTATGTCGCAACCCGTCAGATCCAGATTACCAGGAAACAAACCCATCTTTATTGAAAGACGAAGCAGAAAAATCCAAAATCTGCTTATTTGTGTCAAAAGATAAATGTCCGTCGCAATCATGTAAAAACCACCACCTACAAAGTGGATTGCCGTACTTGTGGCAATTAAAGATATCTAAAGAATGGGTCTCTTTTTCGTCGACAGAGAACGAGATCATAGAGAAAGCTTTTTGTAATGTACAAGATTATGTAGTAATGGAA AAAACCGGTAAAAGATATAGTTACCATATTTGGTTTGCAAAGATGCATGCCGTAATATTAAATGTTGATGACCAAGCAGCTAGTGGGGACAATCAGTGGAGTAATGTAAGACGGCTCAGTACTCATTCATTCGCTGAGAGGAAAACATCGGTTGACAGCTATTTAACACAGTGGAGGTGGTATTTGAAAGATGACAGTGATAAATGGACTATGTTTGACAAG GATGTGTTTTTGTTCACCCTTGAAAAGAAGTATCAGACAAAACAGAAGACGTATTTGTATACGAAAGAGAACGAAAACTTCATGTATAGGATAGACTTCATGAAGATGACACATGTGAACCTAGAAACAGATTATGTTAGACAAATTAACAGACGTCCtttgtttgtttcaaaagatgATGTACTTCAGAATCATTT tcCAAAGAATATACCATTTCCTGCAGCTATGGGTACAGTAAAACCAGTGCATTTCTATAACTGGGACTGTGCACATGACTTTGAACTGGTTGAACTTGAGACGACATGGAAAGAGTACAGGGAAGTGGTGACATCACTTACCGATACCATGGATCCAGATCGATTTGAGTTCAAGTTTATCTATcgaattcaaaatagaaaactatGGAGCGAATATGACATGTAA